The DNA sequence AACAGTTACAATAAATTGTCTTTGGGTAGGATAACATtcactgaaaatatgaaaagattTGATAGAATTCTTTTAGCAGTAGAGCTTTAATACTGTTGACCAATTTTTAGgtgttttttggtcattttaaaaaaaaaaaacaaggggggTGGTCAACTCCCCCCggtttcgaccaaatttccttaaacttaGCGTGAAGAAGTTTTGGGTGGACCCCTTcaaactggccaagtttcatcGAAATCGGTTAGATGGCTTGTGCCGCCCCTGCCTGGTGGTATCGTGGATGCACTCTTAATGTGCTGTTTCCCACAATGCCAATGGATATTTGCTTGCTTCTCTttatcaaaagttgaaaaaactgtgGAAGAATCTATTCAGATGTATGCACGTGTAAAGTCATGATTGTAACAGTGCTCCCTTTCTTTGTGCACATGACATTTAGCCTGGAATGGTTGTCCAGTACCTCAACAGAACTACAAGGGATGATGTCAGTGTAAAAGGAGACTGTGGGATAGGTAAAACCTCATCCAGGCTTGTCCTTTCTTGgcccaaaaagaaacctctCTATGAATTGACCATGATGTTTGAGGAATTAGTAGCAGTGTCAGCAAACAGCAACAAGACCATGTGGGAGATGAGTATGATCGCTTTCAAGGCCACTGTGAAGGGGAATGGTgcttttttgaatttctcagGTAAATGACCTAATAGTGTACCTACCATTAATTGTTTATTCCTCCTAAAGTAAGTGATAGTCCTGTTAAGTCCCTTGACACACAGGTTATAAGATCACAACTGACAGCATTTTAGTGATTATTGACAACTGCTGAGAATTTTACATTCCTACACCAAAATCTATCATTTCAAGAGGTTTTCGAGATATCCAGAGTAATCAAGTTTAAGGTAAGTGTCATCAGCTGAGTCCTTGAGGCTGATAATAATACAATCAAACCCCATGTAATGGACTTCcccttaatatggacaccttgttataacagacagtttgctttgtttgttgGCATACCCACCCTTATcaataagtttaaaaatatatgTTAGTCCTGAACATCAATTATCTATTTGCatataatatattaattttatactaTCTGTTTATTTATGGCTCATTGATTATGTGAAACGTGCTACTAAATTTACTCTGTAAACAGTCTTTCCACTGCCTGCCTAGATTTGCGGGCTAGTGTCAGTGTTGaatactttgcaaaatctcTCAATAaactttgaactttttttcttcaactcccagcgtgcaaagaaagtcgtgtccaatagcccggggctagtggattttgctatcgggcaagtgatttttgttcttaacttgtccgacaggcaagtgctgttttttgcgTAAATTCAAATTACATAAGGATtttaatcaatcctgctaattaaaaagggttttggggttagttgaaatgacttgtgggctagtacatgctagctacagcttgcccgaatggcaggctgtaaaactgacttccTTTGCACCCTGGCTCTCTCTGGAGAGGTCATTCCTGAAATTTCTCTAAATTCCACCTACCTAATACAGACAACCAGGTATTACGGACACTTTTCTGTGGCTCCTTTAGTGTCTCTACTAATGGGGTTTGACCTCAACTTAAAACAGTAAACGGAACAGCTGCAGCTTTAAAATACTTTCCTTAGCTTTTGCAAAATTCTCTTGTTTGACTGTGGTGATGGCCTGAGGCCTGTCAAATGCAGTAAGCTTATATAGCTTCTCTATATGCAGGAAACGATACATATGTCATCAGTAAATACAACAGTTCAAAAGACTTTGGTAAACCAGAACTTGGGTCTTACTACAAGTGTAAAGCTACCAAAAGGATGCAACTGGGAAATGACTTGGGTGCTAAATTTAAAGTGGATTCCAGCTTCTCAGATTTGAAACTTGAGCCATTTGCAAATAGTACAGATGGCAgttttgtaaatggtaagtgGTAACTGGCATTTTGATGATTTGATGCTAAGGAGATTCTTGTCATTCTTCCTGCTAGCCTGGTTAAAAAGAGAGCTTACTGGAGATTGGATAGCCTCCCAGAGATACATTTTAAGGGCTTTATCATGTTTTCCTTCCCCACAAACGTCTGCCGAAACAAGTGGTtaaattcctttccctttgttcGCAAATATCAGCTGGAGATCATGCGCAAATGACCAGAGAACAAGTCAAGGCCAAGTGATTGTTTGATAGAAGGCCAATTATAAGAATAAAAATGATTTAACGTTTGAAAAGCTTAACACGACTCCCAAAGCTCGTATAGTGTGATACATGAACTTAGAGTTTAGATTTTgcttgtttaattatttttctcttgaaaggaTTGTTTTGAATTAGATGCTTTTTCCTCGTTAAGGTGTTCTTAAGGTTAAGCTACGGCAGGGTGCTACGTTGTAACGAAtatccattttgttttcaagtcAAATTCCATTCAGCAAGCTTAACCTCAgaggttatttttttctataGGATTTTTTGAGATGCTGTTCTCACCAAATATTTAATTAACTGTGGAGTTTGTTCTGAGAAATGTGGgggctttttcttttaggatgCTTTTTTTGTTACCAAGAAACCTCACACTTGGGAgacctctattcaagggacacctccattcagagGTCACAAAATTTGGTCTCGGAAAAGTGctcacataatctttgtatctTTTATCTGTATttaagggacacctctattcacgGGAAAGGCACTTCGTTTTAGTGTCCCGAAACCCAGGttcaacctccattcaggggaccaTAAGTACTCaaactgacataaaatgaaGTTAAAGTGTACCCTTATCACAGTGATTACAACTTTTACAACATGGGAAATCAACACACAATAACATTGAGAAAtgttaatcatgattttttatacattatctagctgcttgaaataatgaaTGCAGCAGATTACGAGGCagaataaaaactaaatattttctttgttggttaaattaattattaacaaaccccgTCCCAACCTCTAatcaagggacacctctattcagggaaCACTTTCCTAGGTATAAGGTGGAGTTCTTTGGTCAAgtacaaataaaagaaacatCAGATATTGATAAAACACAGATTTgttgtttcttcttttatttggCGTAACTTAAAATACTGTGTTTTTGGTTTAATGACAGGAACTTACACTGAGTGCCCAGAGGATAGGCCCAAATCAAGTCCGTCACCAAGTCcaacaaaatcgaaaaataacGACATTGTCCCTATAGCTGTTGGCTGTGCTTTGGCTGGTCTTGTACTTATTGTGCTGATTGCTTACGTCATTGGCCGTCGCAAGAGTCACAGTGGTTATGAAAAGGTGTAGACTAAAAGTAATGGCCAATTGATAGCACTGTAACAAAATGCAACATCACAAGGTGCTGCACAAGCCCTTTGTTTTACAATCTTAAGTAGTCTTGCACTTGAGACTGATTTTGATTTACTATAATCCATTCTTGGCTGTGAGgcttattaaaataaaacaaaagaatttgtACATCCTTGAATCTCAACATACAGTTTAACCTCGCTCTCCACAATGGTCCTCTCAGGGACAGAGGAAAGTAGCCATTTAGAGACAGTTAAAtaagaggcaatgtatgaactGTCCGCCAgaaaaagtggccattgtggataggtggccgttagtggaggtttaACATCTATTCTTTTAGTCTTTCTCCCTTAGCCTCACAGTCAGGTATAAATTATGATTTGATTGTTATCAAAATAAGCCTGTTACTGCtccaaaattaaataatttcagGTACTGGTAGTTTTTAGGTGACTTTGTGTACACTATACACATTATTATCCAAGGGAAACAGTTGGTTAGCCTCTAGCTCAAATGTGAGAGAGCTTGATAGTGCTATCCTTAATGATGATGAAAGCGAGACTGTGTCTTGGCAATGTCAACTGGTAcaaattgccaatttttttacATGTTATGCAGTAGGTTTTGGAGAAGTAATACCGCAGTTGCTCTGGTGGTCAATAGTAACATTGCATTATGTTCTTAATCAGTCTTGCTTTCTGTTTGGTCTTTTTATTGTGATTTGCCTTTTCCTGTAGACGCAGCCCTAAGGTTGTCTTTGAATAGGCCTAAAGGGTTACATCACCAACTGTGGTAATATTTATTGGTAGGTAGTAACATTGTTAGTGGTACCAGAGTTTCTTTGAAGGAGTAAAAAACCTAAGGTAAATGCGGGTCACTTATTAGCTGTTAGCCAAAAGTTTTAACATGGCAGCCTTTTAAattctagaattttgttaaccATTTAAGCCCCAacatccacatacaaattctccaaacatCTCCgtaaagaatgtgttgagaaaatttgatgaaagatcaaggcattttctcttaggtgat is a window from the Porites lutea chromosome 10, jaPorLute2.1, whole genome shotgun sequence genome containing:
- the LOC140950122 gene encoding lysosome-associated membrane glycoprotein 5-like — protein: MLKLFVIFISCAVVFEDSHGIMVSPTPSPTSSSKSTTAPKQSNSAMLSVHSLASKSENKNQTTSALKSSHPATPSVVTSTAKASSAATRSIISPSSTIAPKPTSSPTLIPTTTPKPTTPPPTYGKFSLEENGTFCLLAEFVAAITVHYKKTNDTKPGMVVQYLNRTTRDDVSVKGDCGIGKTSSRLVLSWPKKKPLYELTMMFEELVAVSANSNKTMWEMSMIAFKATVKGNGAFLNFSGNDTYVISKYNSSKDFGKPELGSYYKCKATKRMQLGNDLGAKFKVDSSFSDLKLEPFANSTDGSFVNGTYTECPEDRPKSSPSPSPTKSKNNDIVPIAVGCALAGLVLIVLIAYVIGRRKSHSGYEKV